One Paenibacillus riograndensis SBR5 DNA segment encodes these proteins:
- a CDS encoding N-acetyltransferase produces MLVKTDGVRQPAPAGDHKVICRNATVEDVEPLYLMIEEYAQRGIMLPRSRQALTRQIDQFVIAELDGKFIGCGSLFRLGADLVEVRSIGLRDEGKGKGIGSMILEKLTEEARRQKIPKIMALTYAVDFFLRNGFTVVEKEIFPEKVWTDCVNCKKQHACDEIAVLKKLD; encoded by the coding sequence GTGCTTGTCAAAACGGATGGGGTCCGCCAGCCAGCTCCTGCGGGAGACCATAAGGTGATATGCAGAAATGCTACAGTGGAGGATGTAGAGCCGCTGTATTTAATGATAGAGGAATACGCCCAGCGCGGTATTATGCTTCCCCGTTCCAGGCAAGCACTGACCCGCCAGATCGACCAGTTCGTGATCGCGGAATTGGACGGCAAATTCATCGGCTGCGGATCGCTGTTCAGACTGGGCGCTGATCTCGTAGAGGTGCGTTCCATTGGATTGCGTGATGAGGGCAAAGGCAAAGGCATAGGCTCGATGATTCTGGAGAAGCTGACGGAAGAGGCCAGACGCCAGAAGATTCCCAAGATCATGGCGCTGACCTATGCAGTGGATTTCTTCCTTAGAAACGGCTTTACCGTCGTGGAGAAGGAGATTTTCCCGGAGAAGGTCTGGACTGATTGTGTGAACTGCAAGAAGCAGCATGCCTGCGATGAGATCGCCGTGCTGAAGAAGCTGGATTAA
- the holA gene encoding DNA polymerase III subunit delta → MDAKAAAKDIRQGKISPLYVLYGSEKFRMNEFAAFLEEHLIAKEDRDFAVIPFDLSETPVQAVVEEAETVPFMVERKLLLVRDASLFTAGKDNAKIEHRVEVLSDYMQHPAEFSVIVFMVNSDKLDERKKIVKTVKAAGTVLAFNPLGAEELLRWVEKGVRDRGCEPAQGAAAVLVANAGTGLQGLSAEMDKLCLFAGKGGIVDAAAIESLVHRGTEQNVFTLVEDIANLRLDKALNTLYELLKQREEPIKIAALIARQFRIILQVKDLSAQSYSQGQIASQLGLHPYAVKLAGEQARKFESQRLRQILSFLADLDYQMKTGAIDKVLGLEMFMLRLGA, encoded by the coding sequence ATGGATGCCAAAGCGGCGGCCAAAGACATCAGACAAGGGAAAATTTCGCCGCTCTATGTGCTGTACGGGAGCGAGAAGTTCCGGATGAATGAATTTGCAGCCTTTCTGGAGGAGCACCTGATTGCCAAAGAGGACCGGGATTTTGCTGTCATTCCCTTTGATCTTTCCGAGACGCCGGTGCAGGCGGTCGTGGAGGAAGCGGAGACTGTACCGTTCATGGTGGAGCGGAAGCTGCTGCTGGTGCGTGATGCCTCTCTGTTCACCGCAGGAAAGGACAATGCCAAGATAGAACACCGGGTGGAGGTTCTCAGCGATTATATGCAGCATCCGGCGGAGTTTAGCGTGATCGTCTTCATGGTCAACAGCGACAAGCTGGATGAGCGCAAAAAAATCGTCAAGACGGTCAAAGCCGCAGGAACGGTGCTGGCGTTCAATCCGCTGGGAGCAGAGGAGCTGCTGCGCTGGGTTGAAAAGGGCGTGCGTGACCGCGGCTGCGAGCCGGCACAGGGAGCCGCTGCGGTTCTTGTAGCGAACGCCGGAACAGGACTGCAGGGGCTGTCGGCAGAGATGGACAAGCTGTGCCTGTTCGCCGGCAAGGGCGGAATTGTGGATGCCGCAGCCATAGAGAGCCTGGTGCACCGCGGGACGGAGCAGAATGTGTTCACACTGGTGGAGGATATCGCTAATCTGCGTCTCGACAAGGCGCTCAATACGCTCTATGAGCTGCTGAAGCAGCGGGAGGAGCCGATCAAGATTGCCGCGCTGATTGCCAGGCAGTTCCGGATTATTTTGCAGGTCAAGGATTTGTCTGCCCAGAGCTACTCGCAAGGCCAGATCGCTTCGCAGCTGGGGCTGCATCCGTACGCCGTCAAGCTGGCGGGGGAGCAGGCCCGCAAGTTTGAGAGCCAGCGCCTGCGGCAGATCCTCAGCTTCCTGGCCGATCTGGATTACCAGATGAAGACCGGCGCCATCGACAAGGTGCTGGGCCTGGAGATGTTCATGCTGCGTTTGGGTGCCTAG
- the hrcA gene encoding heat-inducible transcriptional repressor HrcA, with amino-acid sequence MLTERQKMILNAIVDDYITSAEPVGSRSISKRGDVGYSPATIRNEMADLEDLGYLEQPHTSAGRIPSHKGYRYYVDHLVPWNSAESAELDTIRAFFAEKLNATEQVIQHAAMILSNMTNYTSILLGPEVFHTSLRHFQLLPLDDRTAVAIIVTSTGQVENKTVSIPPEISLSEMEKVVNLLNSKLVNVPLYKLKSQLYSELGEEMQRHISHYEELMKVLDTALESDHEQRIYLSGATNMLTQPEFKDVDKVKDILDLLEETPTLLKMLAPASGGTGMQVRIGMENKHEAFANCSLITATYSLDGKALGSIGILGPTRMEYARVMGILGILSRDLTAMLAHWYK; translated from the coding sequence ATGTTAACCGAACGCCAGAAAATGATATTGAATGCCATCGTAGATGATTACATTACTTCTGCCGAGCCGGTTGGTTCGCGAAGCATTTCCAAACGGGGAGACGTGGGCTACAGTCCTGCAACGATCCGCAACGAAATGGCCGACTTGGAGGATTTGGGCTACCTGGAACAGCCGCATACTTCAGCAGGACGAATTCCTTCCCATAAGGGCTACCGCTATTATGTGGATCATCTGGTTCCGTGGAATTCCGCTGAATCGGCTGAATTGGACACGATCCGCGCCTTTTTTGCCGAGAAGCTTAATGCAACGGAGCAGGTTATCCAGCATGCGGCGATGATTCTTTCCAATATGACGAACTACACTTCCATCCTTTTGGGGCCGGAGGTTTTTCATACTTCATTGCGCCATTTCCAGCTGCTGCCGCTGGATGACAGAACCGCTGTGGCGATCATTGTTACCAGTACCGGCCAGGTAGAGAATAAGACCGTAAGCATCCCGCCGGAGATTTCTCTGTCCGAGATGGAGAAAGTGGTTAATCTGCTGAACAGCAAGCTGGTGAATGTACCGCTCTACAAGCTGAAGAGCCAGCTCTATTCCGAGCTTGGGGAGGAAATGCAGCGCCATATCTCCCACTACGAAGAATTAATGAAGGTGCTGGATACAGCACTGGAGAGTGACCATGAACAGCGCATCTATCTCAGCGGAGCGACCAATATGCTAACCCAGCCGGAGTTCAAGGACGTCGACAAGGTGAAGGATATTCTCGATTTGCTGGAAGAAACACCTACTTTGCTCAAAATGCTTGCTCCCGCATCCGGAGGAACCGGCATGCAGGTGCGTATCGGCATGGAGAATAAGCATGAGGCGTTTGCCAACTGCAGTCTGATTACAGCCACATATTCGCTGGACGGCAAGGCGCTTGGAAGCATTGGCATCCTGGGTCCGACCCGGATGGAATATGCACGCGTAATGGGTATACTAGGGATTCTGTCCCGGGATTTGACAGCGATGCTGGCACACTGGTATAAGTGA
- a CDS encoding SDR family NAD(P)-dependent oxidoreductase has product MDQIQRVGIVTGGASGIGKALCKELLKRRVYIVIADLNAEEGVKTVAELEGLGGACRFVQVDVADGPAVGLTASLHYEAEAYGVKVSCLCPAFVDTPIFDSGEAVHMDKKKVLAQVKKQKLMTPEHFAGIAFKGIERNEELVNPMPLRRTMDVVFTLFPSLHRKVMRLVCRTTREARLS; this is encoded by the coding sequence ATGGATCAGATTCAGCGGGTTGGAATCGTTACCGGGGGCGCTTCAGGGATTGGCAAGGCTTTGTGCAAGGAACTCCTTAAAAGAAGGGTGTACATTGTTATTGCTGATCTGAATGCAGAGGAAGGAGTTAAGACGGTGGCGGAGCTTGAGGGCTTGGGCGGAGCCTGCCGCTTTGTTCAGGTGGATGTCGCGGATGGTCCGGCGGTGGGGCTGACGGCCTCCCTTCACTATGAAGCTGAAGCTTATGGGGTTAAGGTAAGCTGCTTGTGTCCGGCGTTTGTCGACACTCCGATTTTTGACAGCGGCGAGGCGGTGCATATGGATAAGAAGAAGGTCCTTGCCCAGGTAAAAAAGCAAAAGCTGATGACTCCTGAACATTTTGCCGGTATTGCTTTTAAAGGAATAGAGAGGAATGAAGAGCTTGTCAATCCGATGCCGCTGCGCCGGACGATGGATGTTGTGTTCACCCTTTTTCCTTCTCTGCACCGTAAAGTGATGCGGCTGGTCTGCCGTACAACACGGGAAGCCCGCCTAAGCTGA
- a CDS encoding stage II sporulation protein P: protein MNRKWFQLWNIGRLRSKLLDVLSLGKTMLLLAGGSLVFFMLLGAGGLAGQKLNSSPVPSMKGLAASLSSGFFMELLGMEVPHLPKSEEPSAFSGRNVTSFVFRMLTSVDPGDPKSLLSREVPGLAADDPFLLRLGSGGAKDAPADYHPGTDELAAGDSEAHGTGDDTAGGAGTEPAHGDGVDEPGGEETEPQPEPTAAPDAAGGNGSAATPGSSQESAMKRILIYHSHPREAYNPLLGVESDNPSSAVPSKNVMLVGSYIAKRLEQRGIGTVHAQEDYATTVPDYNWNFSYKYSRMTVKAAMSTHQEMTEMIDIHRDSQRHGKTTAVINGKSYAQVYFILGHANKNWKKNEAFANKIHQLLEKSYPGVSRGIWGKSSGNGNNGEYNQTLSPNSVLIEVGGIDNSEDELKRTADILADAIADVYWNSHDAEKAAAPESGADTVKQSN, encoded by the coding sequence ATGAACAGAAAATGGTTTCAGCTATGGAATATCGGCCGGCTGCGGAGCAAGCTGCTGGATGTTCTGTCGCTGGGAAAAACGATGCTGCTGCTGGCCGGAGGTTCACTTGTATTTTTTATGCTGCTTGGCGCCGGCGGGTTGGCCGGACAGAAGCTGAACTCTTCGCCCGTTCCTTCAATGAAGGGTTTGGCGGCTTCCTTATCAAGCGGATTTTTTATGGAGCTGCTGGGCATGGAGGTTCCGCATCTGCCGAAAAGTGAAGAGCCGTCTGCATTTTCAGGCAGGAACGTAACCTCCTTCGTCTTTCGGATGCTGACCAGTGTCGACCCCGGGGACCCGAAAAGCCTGCTCTCCCGCGAGGTTCCGGGGCTGGCCGCCGATGATCCGTTTCTGCTGCGGCTCGGCTCGGGCGGTGCTAAAGATGCTCCTGCAGACTACCATCCGGGAACGGATGAACTGGCCGCCGGAGATTCAGAAGCCCATGGTACCGGAGACGATACGGCAGGAGGGGCCGGAACAGAACCTGCACATGGCGATGGGGTGGACGAGCCTGGCGGAGAAGAGACTGAACCGCAGCCTGAACCTACTGCAGCACCGGACGCGGCAGGCGGCAACGGCAGTGCAGCTACACCCGGCAGCAGCCAGGAGTCTGCGATGAAACGGATTTTAATCTATCATTCCCACCCCCGCGAGGCCTACAACCCGCTGCTGGGCGTAGAGAGTGACAACCCAAGTTCAGCTGTTCCTTCCAAAAATGTAATGCTGGTAGGCTCATATATTGCCAAAAGACTGGAGCAGCGCGGAATTGGTACGGTTCATGCGCAAGAGGATTACGCTACGACAGTGCCGGATTATAATTGGAACTTTTCCTATAAATATTCGCGCATGACTGTCAAGGCAGCGATGAGCACCCATCAGGAGATGACTGAAATGATTGATATTCACCGTGATTCACAGCGGCATGGCAAAACCACTGCCGTCATTAACGGAAAAAGTTACGCCCAGGTGTATTTTATCCTCGGACATGCGAATAAAAATTGGAAGAAAAACGAGGCGTTCGCCAATAAAATCCATCAGCTGCTGGAAAAAAGCTATCCCGGTGTTTCCCGCGGCATTTGGGGGAAATCTTCCGGCAACGGCAACAACGGGGAATACAATCAGACGCTTTCGCCTAACAGTGTATTAATTGAAGTGGGCGGAATCGACAATTCAGAGGATGAACTGAAACGGACAGCAGATATCCTGGCCGATGCCATTGCCGATGTCTACTGGAACAGCCATGATGCGGAAAAAGCGGCTGCGCCTGAGTCTGGTGCAGACACAGTGAAGCAGAGTAATTGA
- the hemW gene encoding radical SAM family heme chaperone HemW, protein MTNPINGRPPEAVYIHIPFCTNKCFYCDFNSYVLKDQPVMDYLRALDREMEMTVKHTTPGVIKTIFVGGGTPTVLKPEEMAYFLKSVRTHFPQWDENIEFSMEANPGTTDKDKLAVMKEGGVNRVSFGVQAFQNELLSGIGRIHNVDDVYRSLENARSVGLHNLSVDLMFGLPNQTVDMLRESVSKALELNLPHYSIYSLKVEENTLFHTLFNKNKLPLPSEEDELEMYLLLMSTMEAAGYGQYEISNFAKPGMESRHNITYWRNEDYYGLGAGAHGYVKRQRHMNIKGVNPYIEASHSGLPRLDTFRISEQEAMEDFMMVGLRMREGVSDQAFRAQFGKSLQDIFAGSLKKMLAAGLIEQNGDAYRLSKQGILFGNDVFGEFVGVLTEV, encoded by the coding sequence ATGACAAACCCGATTAATGGCCGTCCCCCTGAGGCCGTATACATTCACATTCCATTTTGCACGAATAAATGCTTCTATTGTGATTTCAACTCCTATGTCCTGAAGGATCAGCCAGTCATGGATTACCTGCGTGCGCTGGACCGGGAGATGGAAATGACGGTGAAGCACACAACGCCTGGTGTGATCAAGACGATTTTTGTCGGCGGGGGAACACCTACGGTGCTTAAGCCGGAGGAGATGGCTTATTTTCTGAAATCGGTCCGCACGCACTTTCCTCAGTGGGATGAGAATATAGAGTTCTCAATGGAGGCCAATCCCGGCACCACAGATAAGGATAAGCTCGCAGTTATGAAAGAAGGCGGCGTCAACCGGGTCAGCTTCGGCGTGCAGGCATTCCAGAATGAGCTGCTGAGCGGCATCGGACGCATCCACAATGTGGATGATGTCTACCGCAGTCTCGAGAATGCGCGCAGTGTCGGACTGCATAATCTGTCGGTGGATCTGATGTTCGGTCTGCCGAACCAGACTGTGGATATGCTGAGAGAGAGCGTCAGCAAAGCGCTGGAGCTTAATCTGCCGCACTATTCCATCTATAGTCTTAAGGTTGAAGAAAATACGCTGTTCCACACCCTGTTCAACAAGAACAAGCTTCCGCTGCCCAGTGAAGAGGATGAGCTGGAAATGTATCTCCTGCTGATGTCCACGATGGAGGCTGCAGGCTATGGGCAATACGAGATCAGCAATTTCGCCAAGCCGGGGATGGAGAGCCGTCACAATATTACGTACTGGCGCAATGAGGATTATTATGGCCTCGGTGCGGGAGCGCATGGATACGTGAAGCGGCAGCGGCATATGAATATCAAGGGTGTCAACCCGTATATCGAGGCTTCGCACAGCGGGCTGCCCCGTCTGGACACCTTCCGGATTTCCGAGCAGGAGGCGATGGAGGACTTCATGATGGTCGGGCTGCGGATGCGCGAGGGCGTGTCGGATCAGGCGTTCCGGGCACAGTTCGGGAAGTCTTTGCAGGATATTTTTGCGGGGTCGCTGAAAAAAATGCTGGCCGCCGGCCTGATTGAGCAGAACGGAGATGCCTACCGTCTAAGCAAGCAGGGCATCCTGTTCGGGAATGATGTGTTCGGTGAATTTGTCGGAGTTCTGACGGAAGTTTAA
- the lepA gene encoding translation elongation factor 4 — translation MTDVQKRQQQIRNFSIIAHIDHGKSTLADRILEYTGALTSREMQEQVLDQMDLERERGITIKLQAVRLTYRADDGQEYLLNLIDTPGHVDFTYEVSRSLAACEGALLVVDAAQGIEAQTLANVYLALDNNLEILPVINKIDLPSADPERVKQEIEDVIGLDASEAVLASAKAGIGIKEILEQVVKQVPAPSGTSDAPLKALIFDSHYDPYKGVIVYVRVIDGKIRAGSKIKMMATDKVFDVIEVGAFMPRMSIVEELNIGDVGFIVAGIKHVGDTRVGDTVTDAKNPTPEPLPGYRKINPMVYCGLYPIETSDYNDLREALEKLQLNDASLSFEPESSSALGFGFRCGFLGLLHMEIIQERIEREFNLPLITTAPSVIYRIKLTNGETLQIDNPSHYPEIGTIDYVEEPYVKAGIIVPNDYVGTVMELCQNKRGEFVNMEYLDSNRVTITYQIPLSEIVYDFFDQLKSGTKGYASFDYEISGYRQSNLVKMDILLNGEQVDALSFIVHRDRAYNRGRIICEKLRGIIPRQMFEVPIQASVGTKIVARETVKAMRKNVLAKCYGGDISRKRKLLEKQKEGKKRMKQVGSVEVPQEAFMAVLKIDE, via the coding sequence ATGACTGACGTTCAGAAAAGACAACAACAAATCCGCAATTTCTCGATTATTGCACATATAGACCATGGCAAATCGACACTGGCCGACCGCATTTTGGAATACACTGGTGCGCTTACTTCACGCGAAATGCAAGAGCAGGTGCTTGACCAGATGGACCTGGAGCGCGAACGCGGTATCACCATCAAGCTTCAGGCTGTGCGTCTGACTTATCGTGCTGACGACGGTCAGGAGTACTTGCTGAACCTGATTGATACACCGGGGCACGTCGACTTCACCTATGAGGTTTCCCGCAGCCTTGCCGCCTGTGAAGGCGCGCTGCTCGTAGTGGATGCAGCCCAGGGAATCGAAGCTCAGACACTGGCTAACGTATATCTGGCCTTGGATAACAATCTGGAAATTCTTCCGGTGATCAACAAAATCGATCTGCCGAGCGCTGACCCCGAACGGGTGAAGCAGGAGATTGAGGATGTGATCGGACTGGATGCCAGCGAAGCTGTGCTGGCTTCCGCCAAAGCAGGCATCGGGATTAAGGAGATACTGGAACAGGTAGTCAAGCAGGTTCCGGCGCCTTCCGGCACCTCCGACGCTCCGCTGAAGGCGCTGATTTTTGACTCCCACTATGATCCGTACAAAGGTGTTATCGTCTATGTCCGCGTTATCGACGGCAAGATCCGTGCCGGCTCGAAGATTAAGATGATGGCCACCGATAAGGTATTTGACGTTATTGAGGTGGGCGCATTTATGCCGCGCATGAGCATCGTGGAAGAGCTGAACATTGGGGATGTCGGCTTCATCGTAGCCGGCATCAAGCATGTCGGCGACACACGGGTCGGGGATACGGTAACGGATGCCAAGAATCCGACACCGGAGCCGCTGCCGGGCTACCGCAAGATTAACCCGATGGTGTACTGCGGGCTGTATCCGATCGAAACCTCGGACTACAACGATCTGCGCGAAGCGCTGGAGAAGCTGCAGCTGAACGATGCTTCGCTCAGCTTTGAACCTGAAAGCTCAAGCGCGCTGGGTTTTGGCTTCCGCTGCGGCTTTCTGGGACTGCTGCACATGGAGATCATTCAGGAGCGTATTGAACGTGAATTCAATCTGCCGCTGATCACTACCGCGCCAAGCGTTATTTACCGCATCAAGCTGACCAATGGCGAAACACTCCAGATTGACAATCCGTCACACTATCCGGAGATCGGAACCATTGATTATGTGGAGGAGCCATACGTCAAGGCCGGGATTATTGTCCCGAACGACTACGTAGGTACCGTAATGGAGCTGTGCCAGAACAAACGCGGCGAATTCGTCAATATGGAGTACCTGGATTCCAACCGGGTTACCATCACTTATCAGATCCCGCTGTCGGAGATTGTGTATGACTTCTTTGACCAGTTGAAATCGGGTACGAAGGGCTATGCGTCCTTTGATTATGAAATTTCCGGCTACCGGCAGTCCAATCTGGTGAAGATGGACATTCTCCTGAACGGAGAACAGGTTGATGCCTTGTCGTTCATCGTTCACCGTGACCGCGCCTATAACCGCGGCCGTATCATCTGTGAGAAGCTGCGCGGAATCATCCCCCGGCAGATGTTCGAGGTGCCGATCCAGGCTTCTGTCGGCACGAAGATTGTGGCCCGCGAGACCGTTAAGGCGATGCGCAAGAACGTGCTGGCCAAATGCTACGGCGGCGATATTTCGCGTAAGCGGAAGCTGCTGGAGAAGCAGAAGGAAGGCAAGAAGCGCATGAAGCAGGTCGGCAGCGTTGAGGTTCCGCAGGAAGCGTTTATGGCGGTGCTTAAGATTGATGAGTAA
- a CDS encoding anti-sigma factor family protein, whose product MKCAEVMEWMHRYLDHDLSQEEIIEMFRHIDNCPSCADVYDRLSTLSRQLEQLPDVKPPFSLVDSIMPRLDELDRGVQEPVMTGTDESNVVPLSRKSSHGKIPKGSSMAARTGIGAVAAAIILLIAIFNMPEKMPAADVEQALNQSADTGSSLQKSIGSTEPSQEAGQEGNADGATGSAGQEGPAQDNMFSAGGSGDNTSGGTEDLTAPSTAPSQDAPAVAPETTKKPDALKRQTQKPDKAAATPAATPAPQNSVISSPDANGDTSAQDSAPMEGKMRAGDSNSGKDIQPSPSEFGIMNMMPAMVAASPATSPDGRFDAELAGQQLVIYSIPEGASRDDRKALTSLPLEGEWVSGEWSEDSREFTYVTTQNGSEIRKTYTVPDSAATGAPSASQTVSPTATTTPVPTPDPSPSAK is encoded by the coding sequence ATGAAATGCGCGGAGGTGATGGAATGGATGCACCGCTATCTGGATCATGATTTGAGCCAAGAAGAAATAATTGAAATGTTCCGTCATATCGACAATTGTCCTTCATGCGCGGATGTCTATGACCGTCTGAGCACGCTCTCCCGGCAGCTTGAGCAGTTGCCGGACGTGAAGCCCCCTTTCAGTCTCGTTGACTCGATCATGCCACGGCTCGATGAGCTGGACCGCGGCGTTCAGGAACCGGTCATGACGGGCACCGATGAATCCAATGTCGTTCCGCTCTCTCGCAAAAGCAGCCATGGCAAAATCCCGAAGGGATCTTCAATGGCGGCACGGACAGGCATTGGCGCAGTGGCGGCGGCAATTATCCTGCTGATTGCTATTTTCAACATGCCTGAGAAGATGCCGGCGGCAGATGTCGAGCAGGCGCTTAATCAGAGTGCAGATACAGGTTCCTCTTTGCAAAAAAGTATAGGGTCCACTGAACCTTCCCAGGAGGCGGGGCAGGAGGGCAATGCGGACGGTGCGACAGGCTCCGCAGGTCAGGAAGGCCCGGCGCAGGACAACATGTTTTCAGCCGGCGGCAGCGGCGATAATACTTCCGGCGGGACTGAGGATCTGACTGCTCCATCCACGGCACCATCCCAGGATGCTCCGGCTGTGGCGCCTGAGACCACCAAGAAGCCGGACGCCTTGAAGAGACAGACGCAGAAGCCTGACAAGGCTGCGGCCACACCGGCGGCGACACCTGCGCCGCAGAATTCTGTAATTAGCAGTCCTGATGCCAACGGAGATACCAGTGCACAGGACAGCGCGCCCATGGAAGGCAAGATGAGGGCCGGTGATTCGAACTCCGGCAAGGATATCCAGCCTTCACCATCGGAATTCGGGATTATGAACATGATGCCCGCAATGGTTGCGGCTTCACCTGCAACATCGCCGGATGGACGTTTTGACGCCGAGCTTGCGGGGCAGCAGCTTGTAATCTATTCGATACCGGAGGGTGCTTCCAGAGACGACAGGAAGGCGCTGACGTCTCTCCCTCTGGAGGGGGAATGGGTTTCCGGTGAGTGGTCGGAGGACAGCCGTGAGTTCACCTATGTCACGACCCAAAACGGCAGTGAAATTAGAAAGACCTACACTGTGCCGGATTCAGCTGCGACCGGGGCTCCTTCTGCTTCGCAGACGGTTTCCCCTACTGCAACTACAACACCTGTGCCTACTCCGGACCCATCACCGTCTGCAAAATAA
- a CDS encoding RNA polymerase sigma factor: MVEQGLIRAAQSGDRDALITLLREIEGHVYKTAFYILHNEQDALDASQEALIRVYTKIGSYEEKAQFKTWVQRIVTNICIDKFRRTKPTVSIDEHEMVFPDKHDVEREVLSGYLAEDIREAIDQLPEHHRTVIVLRYLQDFSYNEIADSLDLPLNTVKSYLFRARQQLQNRLQEYQKGGVSG, encoded by the coding sequence GTGGTGGAGCAGGGACTCATCAGAGCCGCTCAATCGGGCGATCGCGACGCTCTAATCACCCTATTGCGAGAAATTGAAGGACATGTATATAAGACGGCCTTCTACATTCTTCATAATGAACAGGATGCTTTGGATGCTTCACAGGAGGCGCTTATCCGCGTGTATACCAAAATCGGTTCCTACGAGGAAAAAGCCCAGTTCAAAACATGGGTACAGCGGATTGTGACCAACATATGCATTGACAAGTTCAGAAGAACCAAACCTACAGTTTCCATTGATGAACATGAAATGGTGTTTCCGGATAAACATGATGTGGAACGTGAAGTGTTGTCCGGTTATCTGGCGGAGGATATACGAGAGGCGATTGACCAGCTTCCGGAACATCACCGGACAGTAATCGTTCTGCGGTATTTGCAGGACTTTTCTTACAACGAGATTGCAGACTCGCTGGATCTGCCTCTGAACACGGTAAAATCGTATTTGTTCCGGGCCAGGCAGCAGCTGCAGAACAGACTTCAGGAGTATCAGAAAGGTGGTGTATCAGGATGA
- the gpr gene encoding GPR endopeptidase: MELDLQLYSVRTDLALEAKEMAQGPQKTPIPGVNEEVEEADGIKVTRLAVANDAGSQAIGRAIGNYVTLEVPALRGGDTGLQQKVSVVFAREFEQFMDRIGIGRNASVLIVGLGNWNVTPDSLGPLVVENSLITRQFYELVPDQVSPGYRNVSAIAPGVLGLTGIESSEVVQGIIDRTKPDVIIAIDALASRSLERINTTIQIADIGIHPGSGIGNKRRGLTKEILGIPCIAIGVPTVCYASTIVNNVLEMMSRHFGQAGAGATQTKEIMGMLDDISEHERLSLVKEVLEPLGHDLIVTPKEIDEFIEEIANIVASGLNAALHEAVDPGNVGAYTH; encoded by the coding sequence ATGGAACTGGATCTTCAGCTGTATTCGGTACGCACAGATTTGGCGCTGGAAGCAAAGGAAATGGCTCAGGGACCGCAAAAAACGCCCATTCCCGGTGTGAACGAAGAGGTGGAAGAGGCGGATGGCATCAAGGTTACCCGTCTTGCCGTGGCTAATGATGCGGGTTCGCAGGCCATTGGGCGTGCCATCGGTAATTACGTAACCCTGGAGGTTCCCGCGCTGCGCGGCGGTGATACCGGACTGCAGCAGAAGGTGTCCGTGGTTTTTGCCCGTGAATTTGAGCAGTTCATGGACAGAATCGGCATTGGCCGCAACGCTTCTGTTCTGATTGTTGGTCTAGGCAACTGGAACGTGACTCCCGATTCACTGGGACCGCTCGTTGTGGAGAATTCGCTGATTACCCGCCAGTTCTACGAATTGGTTCCCGATCAGGTCTCCCCGGGCTACCGCAATGTAAGCGCGATTGCGCCGGGCGTGCTGGGTCTTACCGGTATTGAATCCAGCGAAGTGGTTCAGGGGATCATCGACCGTACCAAGCCGGATGTGATAATTGCCATAGATGCGTTGGCATCCCGCTCGCTGGAACGGATCAATACGACGATTCAAATCGCCGACATCGGCATCCATCCCGGTTCAGGAATCGGCAATAAACGCCGGGGGCTGACTAAAGAGATACTGGGTATCCCCTGCATCGCTATCGGCGTTCCTACCGTCTGCTATGCTTCGACCATTGTGAACAACGTGCTGGAGATGATGAGCAGGCATTTTGGGCAGGCTGGAGCCGGCGCCACGCAAACCAAAGAAATCATGGGCATGCTGGACGACATCTCTGAGCACGAACGGCTGTCGCTGGTCAAAGAGGTGCTGGAGCCGCTTGGACATGATCTCATCGTAACCCCAAAGGAAATTGATGAGTTCATTGAAGAAATCGCTAATATCGTAGCCAGCGGACTGAACGCTGCGCTGCATGAGGCTGTTGATCCGGGGAATGTAGGAGCGTATACCCACTAA
- the rpsT gene encoding 30S ribosomal protein S20 has protein sequence MPNIKSAVKRVKTTEKRRALNASQKSALRTAVKTADVALTGTEVETAQAAFQAASKKLDKAVTKGLVHKNAAARKKSRLAKKLNALKAQA, from the coding sequence ATGCCAAATATCAAATCCGCGGTAAAACGCGTCAAGACGACCGAAAAACGCCGTGCACTGAACGCTTCCCAGAAATCCGCGCTTCGTACAGCCGTGAAAACTGCTGATGTAGCTCTGACTGGTACAGAAGTGGAAACTGCTCAAGCTGCTTTCCAAGCTGCTTCCAAAAAGCTGGACAAGGCTGTAACCAAAGGCCTGGTTCATAAAAATGCGGCTGCCCGCAAAAAATCCCGCTTGGCGAAGAAATTGAACGCTCTTAAGGCTCAAGCCTAA